The following are from one region of the Fusarium keratoplasticum isolate Fu6.1 chromosome 4, whole genome shotgun sequence genome:
- a CDS encoding Phosphodiesterase: protein MSNMDRAACHVIYVNRNVCEEGLVRAIADHGASDWATDEARQIVQPLLKAFGDVNVCASGGACLSKLFELQEVSMLDLKPTLVLLDTPHDEPVHESRRRPLSPSPSCTSSTEDVDIHTPDEDLYGLGLLQKIITEAHLRGMSKLIVPIPVISNPQMEHPSTNGQMTDGAVEPVVSPLGLLDANRQLIRRCLDLGAVDVIISPLSVKCITSLEICAYRAHRDAAKEQQTLLEIRQGRKRSWVGVNEEKPFAYLREAMVSGLMNGICRLSTNDDQINNAHVAVSSERQAAIATAVGSWRFCAHSLSDDELLVAAMDMFRHALSMPELERWRLHADQLISFLVACRAAYNSFVPYHNFRHVVDVLQATFHFLVRINALPPYPAGAEPKITPAKSPMAALITPFEALTLLITAIGHDVGHPGVNNGFLVTLNAPLAQLYNDRSVLESFHCAAYSQILRRYWPAAFEDSKMRDLMIASILATDMGLHFEYMKKLGNVQERLQVDNSTDGWNGRQLQEAKTLACSLLIKCADISNVARNHEIALKWTYILSEEFSRQASMEGELGIPSSLMSPPKQDMTSLAKSQLGFMNLFATPLFQGVADIMPAMDYTVEELEMNKSLFELKLQQEKAKEPLDDPVRKRLLKEGTFSPRTMSFAVPQEEERRAPASLMEVADRKSDSTPVGNGDLPKPRTEGEDLSPADSQRTMGASPVSGTFEEFKEINGSTSSFDAVRELANSDPFQSRSRGDSYPDGKSMPSAKQRSSETTEGSVSGACSGDWASQATSATTGKMPMSPSTRGTSIVSGDSTEHPVGIPTINVDSASLKETSGAIYHDNSAMDDETRSNASTTGGSIGKAEGKSLKKKTSRFRMKDFPFFRRHKGTSSPSTADTTG from the exons TCAATGTCTGCGCCTCTGGGGGCGCTTGTTTGTCAAAACTGTTCGAATTACAGGAAGTATCTATGCTCGATCTGAAGCCGACACTCGTACTTCTCGACACTCCACACGATGAACCAGTTCACGAGTCCCGGAGAAGACCCCTGTCGCCCTCGCCTTCTTGCACTTCTTCCACAGAAGATGTCGATATTCACACCCCCGACGAAGATCTCTATGGTCTTGGTTTGCTACAAAAGATCATCACCGAAGCCCATTTGCGTGGCATGTCCAAGCTTATTGTCCCGATACCAGTTATCAGCAATCCACAGATGGAGCACCCATCTACGAATGGACAGATGACTGATGGCGCCGTGGAGCCCGTTGTTTCGCCTTTGGGGTTACTGGATGCAAACCGTCAACTCATCAGGAGATGCCTGGATCTTGGCGCTGTCGACGTCATCATCAGCCCTCTAAGCGTCAAGTGCATAACGAGTCTGGAAATCTGCGCTTATCGAGCCCATAGAGATGCTGCAAAGGAGCAACAGACCCTGCTGGAAATTAGGCAAGGTCGGAAACGATCCTGGGTTGGTGTGAACGAGGAGAAGCCGTTTGCCTACCTTCGGGAAGCCATGGTTTCGGGGCTGATGAACGGGATTTGCCGTTTGTCTACCAACGATGACCAGATCAATAATGCACACGTAGCCGTGTCTTCTGAGCGACAGGCTGCCATTGCTACTGCAGTCGGTAGTTGGCGTTTCTGTGCCCACTCACTCTCTGACGATGAGTTGCTCGTGGCAGCCATGGACATGTTCAGGCACGCCTTGTCCATGCCTGAACTTGAGCGATGGCGGCTACATGCAG ACCAACTGATCAGCTTTCTCGTTGCCTGCCGTGCCGCGTACAACAGTTTTGTTCCGTATCACAACTTTCGCCATGTTGTGGACGTCTTGCAGGCAACCTTCCATTTCTTGGTTCGCATCAACGCTCTGCCGCCATATCCTGCAGGTGCCGAGCCCAAGATTACTCCGGCAAAATCTCCGATGGCTGCGTTGATCACGCCTTTTGAGGCCTTGACGCTTCTCATCACTGCCATCGGTCACGATGTCGGCCACCCTGGTGTCAACAACGGGTTCCTCGTCACACTGAACGCCCCTCTAGCCCAGCTTTACAACGATCGTTCCGTCTTGGAATCGTTCCACTGCGCTGCTTATTCGCAGATCCTTCGCCGATATTGGCCTGCGGCCTTCGAAGACAGCAAGATGCGTGATCTCATGATTGCCTCAATCCTGGCAACAGATATGGGCCTACACTTCGAATACATGAAGAAGCTAGGAAACGTACAGGAGCGTCTCCAAGTGGACAACAGCACGGATGGCTGGAACGGCCGGCAGCTGCAGGAGGCTAAGACCTTGGCGTGCTCACTTCTCATCAAATGTGCCGACATCAGCAATGTG GCAAGGAATCATGAGATAGCGTTGAAATGGACGTACATTCTCTCGGAGGAGTTCTCGCGGCAGGCGTCAATGGAAGGTGAACTGGGCATTCCGTCGTCGCTCATGTCACCGCCGAAGCAAGACATGACATCATTGGCCAAGAGCCAGCTTGGATTCATGAATCTCTTTGCCACCCCACTGTTCCAAGGAGTTGCCGACATCATGCCTGCTATGGATTACACCgtggaggagctcgagatgAATAAGAGCTTGTTCGAGTTGAAGCTGCAGCAGGAAAAGGCGAAGGAGCCGTTGGATGACCCAGTTCGCAAGCGCCTTCTGAAGGAGGGCACGTTTTCGCCGAGGACTATGAGTTTTGCGGTACcacaagaggaggaaaggagAGCGCCAGCGTCACTAATGGAGGTAGCGGACCGAAAGTCGGACTCGACTCCAGTGGGTAATGGAGATCTGCCAAAGCCCCGGACGGAGGGAGAAGATCTGTCGCCAGCCGACAGCCAGAGGACAATGGGTGCGTCGCCCGTGAGCGGCACGTTCGAGGAGTTTAAGGAAATCAATGGCTCGACGTCATCATTTGACGCAGTCAGGGAGTTGGCGAACAGCGATCCGTTTCAATCACGAAGCAGGGGCGACAGCTATCCTGATGGCAAATCAATGCCCTCGGCGAAGCAGAGATCGAGCGAGACAACTGAAGGAAGTGTGTCGGGGGCATGCTCGGGAGACTGGGCTTCCCAAGCGACGAGCGCAACAACGGGCAAGATGCCAATGTCACCAAGCACGCGGGGCACAAGTATTGTCAGCGGGGACTCGACGGAACACCCAGTTGGCATTCCTACGATCAACGTCGATTCGGCGAGCTTGAAGGAGACATCGGGAGCGATTTATCACGACAACTCGGCGATGGATGACGAGACAAGATCCAACGCAAGCACGACAGGCGGAAGCATTGGcaaggccgagggcaagTCATTGAAAAAGAAGACTAGCAGGTTCAGGATGAAGGACTTCCCATTCTTCAGGAGGCATAAGGGcacaagctcgccatcgacGGCGGACACGACTGGGTGA
- a CDS encoding MFS domain-containing protein, translating into MGSDETRCFGDDATRNHTVVDIEERGDSSDESGWSDSESWDATKLSPMRKLHIIVAGFTCTFNGNFGSSMPSGALDAIAEQFNVTNPVHLILLNSLYMVGYVLGPLLFGPLSEYIGRRPVLIGTYLGYLVFMLASSGAPNYAALLIFRLLCGVNAAAPTTVIGGLYSDILDNPSVRGNAMALYMGITTLGPLVGPIVSGFSSPISWRWPFWIAGMMAASGLPLVLTLPETYAPVLQNKAARKQLKKNRKSGEGQVPELKPFDVRKIFLRPMKLLFTEPILASTSAYLTLVYAVFYLMFQAYPRVFQGFYELSPGMAGLAFIPLAVGSILSLVVFYIFTLYHDSQTKAGAEWTKNHIYRRLPLACIASPCMVISLFWLGWTVWPSVNPIIPSLGGLFFGLGFQLLFMGMINYLTDVFLQYSASALAAASMTRSIGAILLPLAADSMYGDLGLHWAPSVLAFIALAMGVIPFVFIRYGDRLARSSKTARAAFAIQD; encoded by the exons ATGGGTTCTGACGAGACTCGGTGttttggcgatgatgccaccCGCAACCACACTGTTGTCGACAtcgaggagagaggagacTCTTCGGACGAGTCGGGCTGGTCCGACAGCGAGTCTTGGGATGCCACCAAGTTATCGCCG ATGAGAAAACTGCACATCATCGTGGCCGGTTTCACATGCACCTTCAATGGCAACTTTGGATCGTCGATGCCTTCAGGCgctcttgatgccatcgccgagcAGTTCAATGTCACCAACCCCGttcacctcatcctcctcaactcTCTGTACATGGTTGGATATGTCCTCGGTCCGCTGCTCTTTGGCCCCCTCAGCGAGTACATCGGTCGCCGACCTGTCTTGATCGGTACCTACCTGGGTTATCTCGTCTTTATGCTGGCATCATCCGGGGCTCCCAACTACGCggccctcctcatcttccgtCTCCTTTGCGGAGTCAACGCAGCAGCTCCCACGACTGTTATCGGCGGATTGTACTCTGACATTCTGGACAATCCCTCGGTGCGAGGCAACGCTATGGCCCTTTACATGGGCATCACCACCTTGGGTCCCTTGGTTGGTCCCATTgtctcgggcttctcctccccaATCTCGTGGCGCTGGCCATTCTGGATCGCCGGCATGATGGCGGCTTCTGGACTGCCTCTCGTCCTAACACTCCCCGAGACGTACGCCCCGGTCCTTCAGAACAAGGCGGCACGCAAGCAACTCAAGAAGAACCGCAAGTCTGGCGAGGGGCAGGTTCCCGAGCTGAAGCCTTTCGATGTTCGAAAGATCTTCCTACGACCCATGAAGCTTCTGTTCACGGAGCCCATCCTTGCTTCCACTTCGGCATACCTCACACTGGTGTACGCCGTCTTCTACCTCATGTTCCAGGCGTATCCCCGAGTCTTTCAAG GTTTCTACGAACTATCTCCAGGAATGGCTGGACTTGCATTTATACCTT TGGCTGTTGGATCGATCCTCTCTCTGGTGGTTTTCTACATCTTTACTTTGTATCATGATAGTCAAACCAAAGCCGGCGCGGAATGGACCAAGAACCACATCTATCGCCGCCTGCCCCTTGCCTGCATTGCTTCTCCCTG CATGGTAATCTCCCTGTTTTGGCTTGGTTGGACCGTCTGGCCCAGCGTGAACCCCATTATCCCATCTCTGGGTGGCCTCTTTTTCGGTCTGGGCTTCCAGCTGCTGTTCATGGGAATGATCAACTATCTCACGGACGTCTTTCTTCAATACTCGGCATCTGCCCTGGCGGCAGCCAGTATGACACGCTCCATCGGCGCCATCCTACTCCCGCTTGCCGCCGACAGCATGTACGGCGACCTGGGCCTCCACTGGGCGCCCTCAGTGCTGGCCTTTATCGCCCTCGCCATGGGAGTCATTCCATTCGTCTTCATCAGGTACGGCGATCGCCTGGCGAGGAGCAGCAAGACGGCCAGGGCAGCCTTTGCCATCCAGGACTAG
- a CDS encoding Zn(2)-C6 fungal-type domain-containing protein — MSPERPAEHRHPEPASNDSCQPRTGPARRRTNGRACIVCHQRKVRCDILERGIPCSNCQSQNRSNCRLYEKKKTRSTLARINRPTNIPLQPRHRGQQPVTAPATPTPTPQWPGISTDGSTDPIPRPSSSSADNRARYHHNDSPSTIHGSAAGNCEDEQATRNLAEFIDQDEVRVGEITRAARLYYIGTEFSNLNYLVRQRARQPDQNVVHFGSHPLARKIPSVPQEALQLPPKALADELVKAYFTHVNRGFPVVDEEEFMARYNGTDAYRQISLPLFHAVCLVGAHVLSSRREDVKAIKFDFFRRAKLLFDCRFEQHRESYLQVALLLTWQCDNLEDIVSNSWHWVGVAARTAMGMGMHRDAAPSSLNTMDKSQWVRLWWSVFQFDVMVSASYGRPQAINLDESDAPMLHEKHFDGIPHANTAFAIHHTQLCIIFSKAMKGRVAIRASPADRARVTKQADEELAQFITQLPESLRLSLPEPDIWQATLHLSYNNFLILLHRPPPRQDPKHFSPDTATDMSICGDAVAAINSIFESLRSRDLLCDLWLPAVHVLFTALLHVASELNSANPLVAAKSLRMFDCLLVTLRELSRHWLYAESLLRLFEERTMWNRPRANLDGSAEASVARRPQRSNECPQNDGLERFSLRPDPLATSSGIPQSPAGGIAATGFQTSSRASGLGHREQLPGQGLPHGQAGPPYAFNYDFGGAMAGQGAGNTSRDIAQGGIPYSDGFIDNGMDMAESGQGLDLLPVPSALEFLLAGMDGEYDF; from the exons ATGTCACCAGAAAGGCCCGCCGAGCATCGGCATCCGGAGCCGGCCTCCAACGACTCCTGCCAGCCTCGAACAGGACCTGCTCGACGAAGAACCA ACGGGAGGGCCTGTATTGTCTGCCATCAGCGAAAGGTTCGGTGCGATATCCTGGAAAGGGGCATACCTTGCTCCAACTGCCAGTCCCAGAACAGGTCAAACTGCCGGCtgtacgagaagaagaagacaaggTCCACGCTGGCACGTATAAATCGTCCAACCAACATcccccttcagcctcgtcaCCGTGGCCAGCAGCCGGTAACAGCACCTGCAACACCCACTCCAACACCTCAGTGGCCCGGCATCTCCACGGATGGTTCAACAGATCCTATTCCTCGACCAAGTTCATCGTCAGCCGACAACAGGGCCCGATATCATCACAACGACTCCCCTTCAACCATCCACGGCTCCGCCGCCGGAAACTGCGAGGATGAGCAGGCCACACGTAACCTAGCAGAGTTCATTGACCAAGATGAAGTCAGAGTGGGCGAGATCACTCGAGCCGCCCGCCTCTACTACATCGGTACTGAGTTCTCCAACCTCAACTATCTAGTTCGCCAACGAGCTCGACAGCCAGATCAGAATGTCGTGCACTTTGGAAGCCACCCTCTTGCTCGAAAGATACCTTCAGTGCCGCAGGAAGCACTCCAGTTGCCCCCAAAGGCATTGGCCgatgagcttgtcaaggCGTACTTTACACACGTTAATAGAGGATTCCCCGttgtcgacgaggaagagTTCATGGCAAGATATAATGGGACAGACGCCTACAGGCAGATCTCTCTGCCCTTGTTCCATGCCGTCTGTCTTGTTGGTGCACATGTCCTGTCTTCCCGTCGCGaggacgtcaaggccatAAAGTTCGACTTTTTCCGGAGAGCAAAGCTGCTGTTCGACTGTCGCTTTGAGCAGCATCGCGAGTCATATCTCCAGGTTGCCCTTCTCCTAACATGGCAGTGTGACAACCTCGAAGATATCGTCTCCAATTCGTGGCATTGGGTAGGTGTCGCTGCCCGAACggccatgggcatgggcatgcACCGAGATGCAGCGCCGTccagcctcaacaccatggacaAGTCCCAGTGGGTTCGACTCTGGTGGTCTGTCTTCCAGTTTGATGTCATGGTCTCAGCTTCCTATGGCCGACCACAGGCAAT AAACCTCGACGAGTCCGATGCGCCCATGCTGCATGAAAAGCACTTTGATGGTATCCCGCACGCAAATACCGCGTTCGCAATTCATCACACCCAGTTGTGTATaatcttctccaaggccatgaagggGCGAGTGGCAATCCGAGCCTCGCCAGCCGATCGAGCTCGAGTGACGAAGCAGGCCGATGAGGAATTGGCTCAGTTCATAACCCAGCTGCCAGAGAGTCTTCGGTTGTCACTTCCAGAGCCAGATATCTGGCAGGCAACCCTTCACCtctcttataataactttCTGATCCTGCTGCATCGGCCACCGCCTCGTCAAGATCCAAAGCACTTCTCACCAGACACAGCCACCGATATGAGCATCTGCGGGGACGCCGTTGCGGCCATCAACTCGATTTTTGAGTCGCTCCGCTCAAGAGACCTCTTGTGTGATTTGTGGCTCCCAGCAGTCCATGTGCTCTTCACGGCCTTGCTGCATGTGGCCAGTGAACTCAACTCAGCCAATCCTCTCGTAGCTGCGAAGTCGTTGCGCATGTTTGATTGCCTCCTCGTCACTCTACGAGAGTTATCGCGTCACTGGCTGTATGCCGAGAGTCTGTTGCGTTTGTTCGAGGAACGAACCATGTGGAACAGGCCAAGGGCAAATCTTGACGGTTCTGCTGAGGCTTCTGTCGCAAGAAGGCCACAGCGATCAAACGAATGTCCTCAAAACGACGGCCTAGAGCGCTTCTCCCTGCGTCCTGATCCTCTCGCCACTTCCAGTGGCATCCCCCAGAGCCCGGCTGGAGGCATTGCAGCCACAGGATTCCAAACATCCTCTAGGGCCTCTGGCCTTGGTCATCGTGAACAACTTCCGGGCCAAGGCTTGCCCCATGGACAGGCTGGTCCTCCATATGCTTTTAACTATGACTTTGGAGGGGCAATGGCAGGACAAGGCGCAGGAAATACTTCGAGGGATATTGCGCAAGGGGGTATCCCGTACAGTGACGGTTTCATCGACAATGGGATGGATATGGCTGAGAGTGGCCAAGGTTTGGATCTTCTACCCGTGCCTTCAGCACTGGAGTTTCTTCTTGCGGGTATGGACGGTGAGTATGACTTTTGA
- a CDS encoding 2-dehydropantoate 2-reductase, translating to MDKARILLVGCGGIGCMAALNLEYGGRAAVTAVLRSSYRIVKESGFTINSVDHGQVRGFRPTEILNSVPDVSQAGVTPFDYIICATKNMPDIGPSIADLIRPAVTPGHSTILLLQNGLNIEVPLFEAFPDNVILSGISICGSSEPVTGTIEHTLHDELRVGPFRDEGDAADRARDFVARYSAGGRCTCHFDSNVAFSRWRKLLYNAVYNPVGALTDLDTGDMQLCPGLVDDVVRPAMKEIQAAAAAYGQDIPDDAIEAMITTEPIEAHVPPSMLVDVRKGQYIEFENLIGEPLRAAKARQVQTPILQNLYSLARSYQWKVKAKRSA from the exons ATGGACAAGGCTAGAATCCTACTTGTGGGCTGCGGCGGTATTGGCTGCATGGCCGCCCTGAACCTGGAATACGGTGGACGAGCTGCTGTCACAGCTGTCTTGCGCTCTAGCTATCGAATCGTCAAGGAGTCTGGTTTTACCATAAATTCAGTCGATCACGGACAAGTTCGTGGGTTTCGACCAACCGAGA TCCTAAACTCCGTGCCTGACGTCTCTCAAGCCGGTGTCACTCCCTTTGACTACATCATTTGTGCCACTAAAAACATGCCGGACATTGGCCCGTCTATTGCTGACCTTATCCGTCCTGCTGTCACTCCGGGTCATTCTACTATCTTGTTGCTTCAGAATGGACTCAATATCGAGGTACCCCTGTTCGAAGCATTCCCCGACAACGTTATCCTCTCGGGAATCAGCATCTGTGGCTCCTCGGAGCCGGTCACTGGGACAATCGAACACACGCTTCACGACGAGTTGCGCGTTGGCCCGTTTCGCGACGAGGGCGACGCTGCTGATCGAGCTAGGGATTTCGTCGCTCGGTATAGCGCCGGAGGACGTTGTACCTGCCACTTCGACTCCAATGTTGCCTTTTCGCGCTGGCGAAAGCTTCTCTACAACGCTGTCTATAACCCAGTTGGTGCCTTGACGGATCTTGATACGGGCGACATGCAACTTTGCCCTGGACTCGTTGACGATGTCGTTCGGCCTGCGATGAAGGAGATCCAGGCTGCGGCGGCCGCCTACGGACAAGATATTCCGGACGATGCTATAGAAGCAATGATCACGACGGAACCTATCGAAGCTCATGTTCCACCAAGTATGCTTGTCGATGTGCGAAAG GGGCAATACATCGAGTTTGAGAACCTCATTGGTGAGCCCCTCAGGGCTGCTAAAGCTCGTCAAGTCCAGACTCCCATCTTGCAAAATCTATACTCCTTGGCGAGGAGTTATCAGTGGAAGGTCAAAGCAAAGCGCTCGGCTTGA